A window of the Synechococcus sp. LTW-R genome harbors these coding sequences:
- a CDS encoding efflux RND transporter periplasmic adaptor subunit — MRRLLAPLPLLFLLGCGPKQPQRQPTAVQVQTIGSAEFNPSIDVISRLSSTTDVSLRPEADGRVVKILVKQGQTVKAGEPILVLDNVQQTAALDSAKAEARKDRLNAERYIFLNEQGAVSTKQRDAYVTQAIQSADRVRSDAATLGYKYVTSPIDGEIGDLDTVKLGDYVRKGQAITGIVDNSTLWTLMDVPATEASRVALNQEVLLRTQGNPPVEGSGKVVFISPYFGVSGSSSSPNTVLVKAAFPNLTGKLKTGQYVLNRIITGSQQALSVPVSAVLMQAQQPFVYRIVRLSEALPKIKASKTVPEKQKKRLASMPGSTPIVVQTSVQLGNLQHNRYPVRSGLKAGDQVVVSNTALLRTGLPVTIAPASQP, encoded by the coding sequence GTGCGGCGCCTGCTGGCACCCCTGCCGTTGCTGTTCTTGCTGGGCTGTGGCCCCAAGCAACCCCAGCGTCAGCCCACCGCGGTGCAGGTCCAAACGATTGGCAGCGCTGAATTCAATCCCTCGATTGACGTCATCAGTCGCCTGAGCTCCACCACGGATGTCTCCTTGAGGCCGGAGGCGGATGGACGGGTCGTGAAGATCCTGGTGAAGCAGGGCCAGACGGTGAAAGCGGGCGAGCCGATCTTGGTGCTCGACAACGTGCAACAGACCGCGGCGCTGGACTCCGCCAAGGCAGAAGCGCGCAAGGACCGGCTCAATGCCGAGCGCTACATCTTTTTGAACGAACAGGGCGCTGTGTCCACCAAACAGCGCGATGCCTATGTCACCCAGGCGATTCAAAGCGCCGATCGGGTGCGCTCCGATGCCGCCACCTTGGGATACAAGTACGTCACCTCACCCATTGATGGGGAGATTGGCGACCTCGATACGGTGAAGCTTGGTGATTACGTCCGCAAGGGGCAGGCGATTACCGGGATCGTCGACAACTCCACCCTTTGGACGTTGATGGATGTCCCCGCGACCGAAGCCTCGCGCGTGGCACTCAACCAGGAAGTTCTGCTTCGTACCCAGGGCAATCCACCTGTTGAGGGGAGCGGGAAGGTGGTGTTTATTTCCCCCTATTTCGGCGTCAGTGGGAGCAGCTCCTCACCCAACACGGTCCTCGTCAAAGCGGCGTTCCCCAACCTGACCGGCAAGCTCAAGACAGGGCAGTACGTCTTGAACCGGATAATCACCGGGAGCCAGCAGGCCCTCTCGGTGCCGGTCTCGGCGGTGTTGATGCAAGCCCAGCAGCCCTTCGTCTATCGGATTGTTCGCCTCTCGGAGGCGTTGCCCAAGATCAAGGCTTCCAAGACCGTCCCCGAAAAACAAAAGAAACGATTGGCCTCCATGCCCGGCTCGACGCCGATCGTGGTTCAGACGTCGGTTCAACTCGGCAATCTCCAACACAACCGCTACCCCGTGCGCTCTGGCTTGAAGGCCGGGGATCAGGTGGTGGTGAGCAATACGGCACTGTTGCGGACCGGTTTGCCCGTGACCATCGCTCCAGCCAGCCAGCCCTAG
- a CDS encoding site-specific integrase yields the protein MLRKAPTLRNNNGALQVRVRLDGKDHFINRLGRFDDPVARARAQAISAEIWRDYQQGQLDWSLCRYKPLVEGKDPDLLKALEALMERKRQGRTTHTYRVVRRYGGALRNNAEVQAFLRWMDAEGLAASTQATILSTIRVVQPNNKALSDAAIKVPHRSVQAEVLSRGDIQKVLEDLRINEEWFYPCFAVWLGTGLRNAELIGLTWDCVRLEDGELLITKTLRRDGVYTHKRQWAGTKTGKSRVVPLRDDLVLLLQEHKEQMAVLGLDTHRGLVFVTPKTHGHLYDSGLELVWKRSQRRVGLVPRRLYAQRHSFLSHALAMGNSPADLAAVAGHRTEQLLNTYAKPTGRVVMPQW from the coding sequence ATCTTGAGGAAAGCACCAACCCTGCGGAATAACAACGGTGCCCTTCAGGTTCGGGTCCGCCTGGATGGCAAAGACCATTTCATCAACCGCTTAGGCAGGTTCGATGACCCTGTTGCGAGGGCACGAGCTCAGGCGATCTCTGCGGAGATCTGGAGGGACTACCAGCAGGGGCAATTGGATTGGAGCTTGTGTCGCTACAAGCCTTTGGTTGAGGGCAAAGACCCTGATCTGCTCAAAGCACTGGAGGCGCTGATGGAGCGCAAGCGCCAGGGCAGAACCACGCACACGTATCGAGTGGTCCGCAGATACGGCGGGGCACTGCGCAACAACGCGGAAGTTCAGGCATTTCTGCGCTGGATGGATGCGGAAGGCTTGGCTGCATCCACGCAAGCCACGATCCTGAGCACCATCCGTGTCGTTCAACCCAACAACAAGGCTCTATCGGACGCGGCGATCAAGGTGCCTCACCGCAGCGTCCAGGCGGAGGTCCTGAGTAGAGGCGATATCCAGAAGGTTCTTGAGGACTTAAGGATCAATGAGGAATGGTTCTATCCCTGCTTTGCCGTCTGGCTGGGTACAGGGCTGAGGAACGCAGAACTGATTGGTTTGACCTGGGATTGCGTGAGGCTGGAGGACGGAGAGCTGCTGATCACCAAGACCTTGAGGCGTGACGGCGTCTACACACACAAGAGGCAGTGGGCAGGCACCAAGACGGGGAAGAGTCGGGTGGTGCCCCTGCGTGATGACCTGGTGCTTCTGCTCCAGGAGCACAAGGAGCAGATGGCGGTACTTGGTCTGGACACCCACAGGGGACTGGTGTTTGTCACTCCCAAAACACATGGGCATCTGTATGACAGCGGTCTAGAGCTCGTCTGGAAGCGCAGTCAGAGGCGAGTGGGCTTGGTGCCTAGGCGGTTGTATGCCCAGCGGCATTCATTTCTGAGCCATGCCCTGGCAATGGGTAATAGTCCTGCTGATCTAGCTGCAGTGGCAGGACATCGGACTGAGCAGCTCCTCAATACTTATGCGAAACCAACAGGCAGAGTAGTCATGCCCCAGTGGTGA
- a CDS encoding alpha-D-glucose phosphate-specific phosphoglucomutase, producing MTSGVRQIALETPFTDQKPGTSGLRKSSRHFATPHYLESFIEAILRTVPGVQGGTLVVGGDGRFGNRKAIAVITRMAAAHGVGRIITTSGGILSTPAASNLIRQHQATAGIILSASHNPGGPDGDFGVKVNGANGGPAPESLTDAIYACTQTLDGYSILESAPVDLDAVGEQSVGGLSLQVIDGVDDYIALMQKLFDFDQIKALIQDDFTIAFDAMHAVTGPYATRLLEGLLGAPAGTVRNGKPLEDFGGGHPDPNLTYAHDLAELLMDSDAYRFGAACDGDGDRNMILGNRCFVNPSDSLAVLTANATLAPGYAEGLSGVARSMPTSAAVDVVAKELGIECFETPTGWKFFGNLLDAGRITLCGEESFGTGSNHIREKDGLWAVLFWLQILARKRCSVAEIMADHWKRFGRHYYSRHDYEAIASEKAHGLYDRLKGMLPSLVGQDFAGRRISTADNFSYSDPVDGSLTSGQGLRILLDDGSRVVFRLSGTGTQGATLRLYLESYVPSSGDLGQDPQAALAELISAADALAEIKTRTGMDRPTVIT from the coding sequence ATGACCAGCGGCGTGCGGCAGATCGCTCTCGAGACTCCCTTCACCGATCAAAAACCGGGGACCTCAGGTCTGCGCAAGAGCAGCCGTCACTTCGCCACGCCCCACTACCTCGAGAGCTTCATCGAGGCGATCCTGCGCACAGTCCCCGGGGTGCAAGGCGGCACCCTCGTCGTCGGTGGCGATGGCCGCTTCGGCAACCGTAAAGCCATCGCCGTGATCACCCGCATGGCGGCCGCCCACGGCGTGGGCCGCATCATCACAACCAGCGGCGGCATCCTCTCCACCCCGGCCGCCTCCAACCTGATCCGCCAGCACCAGGCCACAGCCGGGATCATCCTCTCGGCCAGCCACAACCCCGGTGGCCCCGACGGTGATTTCGGGGTCAAGGTGAATGGCGCCAACGGCGGTCCCGCCCCGGAATCCCTGACGGACGCGATCTACGCCTGCACCCAGACCCTGGACGGCTACAGCATCCTCGAGTCCGCGCCGGTCGACCTCGATGCCGTCGGTGAGCAGAGCGTGGGCGGCCTCAGCCTGCAGGTGATTGATGGGGTCGATGACTACATCGCCCTGATGCAGAAGCTGTTCGACTTCGATCAGATCAAGGCCCTGATCCAAGACGACTTCACGATCGCCTTCGACGCGATGCATGCCGTCACGGGCCCCTATGCCACCCGGCTGCTGGAGGGCCTACTGGGGGCACCGGCTGGAACCGTCCGCAACGGCAAGCCCCTGGAGGATTTCGGCGGGGGGCACCCCGACCCGAACCTCACCTATGCCCACGATCTGGCCGAGCTGCTCATGGACAGCGACGCCTATCGCTTCGGCGCCGCCTGCGATGGCGATGGCGACCGGAACATGATCCTGGGCAACCGCTGTTTCGTGAACCCCAGCGACAGCCTGGCGGTGCTGACGGCCAACGCCACCCTCGCTCCCGGCTATGCCGAGGGGCTCTCGGGCGTGGCCCGTTCGATGCCCACCAGCGCCGCCGTCGACGTCGTGGCCAAAGAGCTCGGCATCGAGTGCTTTGAAACCCCCACCGGCTGGAAGTTCTTCGGCAACCTGCTCGACGCGGGGCGCATCACCCTCTGCGGCGAGGAGAGCTTCGGCACCGGCAGCAACCACATCCGCGAGAAAGACGGGCTCTGGGCCGTTCTCTTCTGGCTACAGATCCTGGCGCGCAAGCGCTGCTCGGTCGCCGAGATCATGGCCGACCACTGGAAGCGCTTCGGACGCCACTACTACTCGCGCCACGACTACGAGGCGATCGCCAGCGAGAAGGCCCATGGCCTCTACGACCGCCTCAAGGGCATGCTGCCCTCCCTGGTGGGCCAGGACTTCGCCGGTCGCCGCATCAGCACGGCCGATAACTTCAGCTACAGCGACCCCGTCGATGGCTCCTTGACCAGCGGCCAGGGCCTGCGGATCCTGCTCGATGACGGCAGCCGCGTCGTCTTCCGCCTCTCCGGCACCGGCACCCAAGGAGCAACCCTGAGGCTCTACCTCGAGAGCTATGTGCCGAGCAGCGGCGATCTTGGCCAAGACCCGCAGGCCGCCCTCGCGGAGCTGATCTCAGCGGCGGATGCCCTCGCGGAAATCAAGACCCGCACGGGCATGGATCGCCCCACCGTGATCACCTGA
- a CDS encoding Nif11-like leader peptide family natural product precursor → MDSASQPLLDALDHFCTQADGDPEFARDFYAASTPEEMVALAVDAGILIDADDFRALLRSGSTEHWEVRGEDHDNPIVHLQRVFRL, encoded by the coding sequence GTGGATTCTGCCTCGCAACCCTTGCTTGACGCCTTGGATCATTTCTGCACTCAGGCGGATGGTGACCCTGAGTTCGCCAGAGATTTCTATGCCGCTAGCACTCCTGAAGAGATGGTCGCTCTGGCGGTAGATGCAGGGATCCTGATTGATGCTGATGACTTTCGTGCCCTGCTGAGAAGCGGTAGCACCGAGCACTGGGAGGTGCGTGGAGAGGATCATGACAACCCGATTGTTCATCTCCAACGGGTTTTTAGGCTCTGA
- a CDS encoding acyltransferase family protein translates to MALVSQSTVQANSASKISRYRPEIDGLRAFAVVAVIINHFNKDILPGGYLGVDIFFVISGYVITSSLFGRPSKDFKDFISGFYERRIKRLVPALSVFVLIASIAICLFNPLPRLSLLTGLASLFGLSNLYLLKQSTDYFAQSTELNVFTHTWSLGVEEQFYILFPFLIWISGFGRQTKNGARNLFFVVGLLTIASLVGFICLYPTNQPAAYFMMPSRFWEMAAGCLIFIGFQKRASVEQLLEKVPPLLVMALIVSVMYLPMSMAAASTIAIVVLSSILIACLKKKTAAFNVFTNPSVVYIGLISYSLYLWHWGVLSISRWTIGIHWWSVPFQIAIMLGLAVASYRWIETPLRMGNWFGKRWKTLVVGGGVLVTLSSGLVALGAPLAGKLYSGEASEDFSNVINKPMDFQGEFTRRSAKYCHSSDVKNDDAISGAMAMTEQFLDNCLSASTHKPLVAFSGDSHTLSLFPISEVIASTSEFDVFSHSRDGCAFPSQGETFRKGCFEVQSSVAETIIDEMSKRKHGSIFVATSYLNSHFGYGGVHRKQFKKHANGSRSAVNKNLDDFITSSNELASKLETIDASLILVAPLPRHPGFTPELCSRQWFRPSPSAACQKTEKSFLERERKHIISKLELAAEKTKNIYVFDPFERFCSSEYCYVAKGGVFLYSDDNHLSKDGSLLISGDLLSMIASINAKKK, encoded by the coding sequence ATGGCGCTAGTAAGTCAAAGCACCGTCCAGGCGAACAGCGCATCAAAAATCAGTCGCTATCGACCAGAGATTGATGGGCTAAGAGCATTTGCCGTAGTCGCGGTCATCATCAATCATTTTAATAAAGACATCCTGCCAGGCGGGTATCTGGGTGTTGATATTTTCTTTGTCATATCTGGATATGTCATTACTTCATCGTTGTTTGGGCGACCCAGCAAAGATTTCAAGGACTTCATCAGCGGGTTCTATGAGCGAAGGATCAAGCGACTAGTCCCAGCGCTATCGGTTTTTGTGCTGATAGCAAGTATTGCGATCTGCTTATTTAATCCATTGCCAAGATTGTCTTTGCTGACTGGTCTGGCATCACTATTTGGGCTTTCAAATCTCTACCTTCTCAAGCAATCGACAGACTACTTTGCGCAATCAACAGAGCTAAATGTTTTCACTCACACATGGTCCTTGGGAGTTGAAGAGCAATTCTACATATTATTCCCATTCCTGATTTGGATTTCAGGATTTGGGCGACAGACAAAGAACGGTGCCAGAAATCTTTTCTTTGTAGTTGGATTACTGACAATTGCTTCGCTGGTTGGATTTATCTGTCTCTACCCAACAAATCAACCAGCAGCATATTTCATGATGCCGTCCCGATTTTGGGAGATGGCAGCAGGATGTCTGATCTTTATTGGATTTCAGAAGCGAGCATCAGTTGAACAATTGCTGGAGAAGGTGCCACCTCTTCTGGTGATGGCACTGATTGTTAGTGTGATGTATCTGCCGATGTCGATGGCAGCTGCATCCACCATTGCAATTGTTGTTTTGTCATCCATCCTGATTGCCTGCCTAAAGAAGAAGACAGCAGCATTCAATGTGTTCACCAATCCCAGTGTCGTCTATATCGGTTTGATCTCCTACTCGCTGTATCTATGGCACTGGGGGGTGCTATCAATCAGTCGTTGGACTATTGGTATCCACTGGTGGTCAGTGCCCTTCCAGATCGCCATAATGCTTGGTCTAGCAGTTGCTTCCTATCGCTGGATTGAAACACCACTGCGTATGGGGAACTGGTTTGGAAAGCGATGGAAGACCTTGGTAGTTGGTGGAGGTGTATTGGTTACTCTTTCTAGTGGACTAGTTGCTCTTGGCGCGCCACTCGCAGGAAAACTTTATAGTGGTGAAGCAAGCGAAGATTTCAGCAATGTTATCAACAAGCCAATGGATTTTCAAGGAGAATTCACCAGGCGTTCTGCGAAGTACTGCCACAGTTCTGATGTCAAGAATGATGATGCCATTTCAGGTGCCATGGCAATGACAGAACAATTCTTGGATAACTGTTTATCTGCATCAACCCACAAACCTCTAGTAGCGTTTAGTGGAGACAGTCATACTCTTTCATTATTTCCAATCAGCGAGGTGATTGCATCTACGTCTGAATTTGATGTTTTCTCGCACAGCAGAGATGGTTGTGCATTCCCTTCCCAAGGCGAAACTTTTAGGAAGGGTTGTTTCGAGGTTCAATCATCTGTTGCTGAAACAATCATTGATGAGATGAGCAAGAGAAAGCATGGTTCAATTTTTGTGGCGACGTCGTATTTGAATTCGCACTTTGGATATGGTGGCGTACATCGAAAACAATTTAAGAAGCATGCAAATGGTTCAAGAAGTGCTGTGAATAAAAACTTGGATGACTTTATTACTTCATCTAATGAGCTTGCAAGCAAACTAGAAACGATTGATGCTTCATTGATTTTGGTTGCGCCACTCCCTCGGCATCCTGGGTTCACTCCTGAGCTTTGTTCGCGTCAGTGGTTTAGACCTTCACCATCAGCCGCCTGCCAGAAAACCGAGAAGAGTTTTCTCGAGAGGGAACGAAAACACATAATTTCAAAATTAGAATTAGCAGCGGAAAAAACTAAGAATATTTATGTATTCGACCCTTTTGAGAGGTTCTGCAGTTCTGAATATTGCTACGTAGCGAAAGGAGGCGTCTTTCTGTATAGCGATGATAATCACCTGAGCAAAGACGGTTCCCTGTTGATTTCAGGAGATCTGCTCTCAATGATCGCCAGTATTAATGCTAAAAAGAAGTAG
- a CDS encoding AbrB family transcriptional regulator, with protein sequence MLTGQELLSKVKEMGDAPKTELATACGYVSKKKDGSDRVNFTAFYEALLNAKGIDLGSGGGKGVGKGGRKLSYTAKVQFNGNLMVGKAYTAMLGLEPGMEFEIKLGRKSIRLVPVGGSDEEE encoded by the coding sequence GTGCTGACTGGTCAAGAACTGCTGTCTAAGGTCAAGGAGATGGGTGATGCTCCTAAGACCGAACTGGCAACCGCCTGTGGATATGTGTCCAAGAAGAAGGACGGATCAGACCGCGTGAACTTCACTGCCTTCTATGAGGCACTTCTGAATGCCAAGGGAATTGACCTTGGCAGTGGTGGTGGCAAAGGAGTCGGTAAGGGCGGCAGGAAACTCTCCTACACGGCAAAGGTTCAGTTCAACGGCAACCTGATGGTCGGCAAGGCATACACCGCCATGCTTGGTCTTGAACCTGGCATGGAGTTCGAAATCAAGTTGGGCAGGAAGTCAATTCGCCTGGTCCCTGTCGGTGGTTCTGACGAGGAGGAATAG
- a CDS encoding efflux RND transporter permease subunit, translating to MSLSDRFIKRPVLTTVCSILIVLVGVIAIPTLPIENLPNIAPPQIQVSANYSGANSLVTEQAVTNVLEQQINGVPGAAYISSLTTNTGASTVNVFFDEGTDINIDQVNVQNRVSLAMPQLPSQVSSTGVSVIQTTPSILLAYQVSSSAGQFDRSYLNGLIYEQLYYQLERIPGVAQATLFGGSNPAFWLFVDPNKLTANQLTADQVVSAVRSQNAVAIGGLVGGPPAGGNQRFTYPILVENNGNLVSVDQLNQLIVGRSPQGNLLRLQDVGEATYGFNTFATEGSDIHGYPAITVGVYQTPESNALQVSEAVVNLMEQFRAQVPPGVTVQQIYNVGQFIESAVGGVTDALGLAIVLVLVILFLFLQDWRATVVPSLAIPISLVGTFAFMKAFGFSINQLTLLGLVLATGLVVDDAIVVIEAVAKNLEQGMKPRQAALECMGELIGAIIASSLVLMAVFVPVAFYPGGIGIIYRQFALTIAFSIAISTFNALTFSPMMAGLILKTEKPPRPEGWRWTVAGLVIGLGFGKFSAASFGPLAYVVGIAGFGFAGSRLALIFDRFNAFFARLEQGYGRLLHWLIDRRRWILMGLGTGIVTTAIAFNALPTAFIPEEDQGYGLGIFQLQNGASLSQTQQVGMQIAEVLKQEKNITAASVISGAGFNGNSPDQGLFFFGLKPLDERSGSENKAPAIVDRLNAKLSRFSTGLAAASQPPAIPGFSAQGGFYFQFNDLSNGAYTFTQLDQLAEQLVSQGQASGAYANLYTQFVPSAPAFGLKIDRSILGTLNVDFQQAMQTIAVLAGGNYSGLTYESGQVRNIYVQAEPAGRQGLENILSYYVRNRDNKLVQVSEFASSELSSAPPVISHYNLYRTVLIQGVQALGKSSGQALSAIQQQFKAMDFNNIGYAFTGIAALQLSAGSASVLVFGLGVLFVYLVLSAQYESYVTPVIILMTVPLAMLGALAFLSLRSIDLNIYAQVGLVTLIGLAAKNGILIVEVAEQHLESGMSYGEAAIAAAESRMRPILMTAIASLAGFFPLVVATTAGANSQQSLGTVIFGGLLVATVLSLGVVPPFYVAIKNLEERWFGAPTARG from the coding sequence ATGTCGCTCTCGGATCGGTTTATCAAGCGCCCGGTACTCACCACGGTGTGCAGCATCTTGATCGTGCTGGTGGGCGTCATTGCGATTCCCACCCTGCCGATTGAAAACCTGCCCAACATTGCGCCGCCTCAGATTCAGGTGAGTGCCAACTACAGCGGTGCGAACTCCCTGGTGACGGAGCAGGCCGTCACCAATGTTCTGGAACAGCAGATCAACGGGGTGCCTGGGGCGGCCTACATCTCCTCGCTGACCACCAACACCGGTGCCAGCACGGTCAACGTGTTTTTTGACGAGGGCACGGACATCAATATTGACCAGGTCAATGTGCAGAACCGGGTGTCGTTGGCGATGCCCCAGCTGCCCTCACAGGTGAGCAGCACCGGCGTTTCGGTCATTCAAACCACCCCTTCGATCTTGCTGGCCTACCAGGTCTCTTCGTCTGCGGGTCAGTTCGACCGTTCCTATCTCAATGGCCTGATCTACGAGCAGCTGTACTACCAGCTCGAGCGCATCCCAGGGGTGGCCCAGGCCACGCTCTTCGGCGGCAGCAATCCTGCGTTTTGGCTGTTTGTTGACCCCAACAAGCTCACCGCCAATCAGTTGACGGCTGATCAGGTGGTCAGTGCCGTGCGCAGTCAGAACGCGGTGGCGATTGGTGGTTTAGTCGGCGGCCCACCGGCCGGCGGCAACCAGCGCTTCACCTATCCGATCTTGGTGGAGAACAACGGCAACTTGGTCTCGGTTGATCAGCTCAACCAGTTGATCGTCGGTCGCTCTCCCCAGGGCAATCTGCTGCGCCTACAGGATGTCGGTGAGGCCACCTATGGCTTCAACACGTTTGCGACCGAAGGGAGCGATATCCATGGCTACCCCGCGATCACCGTTGGGGTGTATCAGACCCCAGAAAGCAACGCCTTGCAGGTGAGCGAGGCCGTCGTGAACCTGATGGAGCAGTTCCGTGCTCAGGTTCCCCCGGGGGTGACGGTTCAGCAGATCTACAACGTTGGCCAGTTCATTGAATCAGCCGTCGGTGGCGTCACCGATGCCCTGGGCTTGGCAATTGTCCTGGTGCTCGTCATCCTGTTCCTGTTTTTGCAGGACTGGCGCGCCACGGTGGTGCCCAGCCTGGCGATTCCGATTTCCTTGGTGGGGACCTTTGCCTTCATGAAGGCCTTTGGTTTCTCGATCAATCAGCTCACCTTGCTGGGTTTGGTCTTGGCCACGGGCTTGGTTGTTGATGACGCGATTGTCGTGATCGAAGCGGTCGCCAAAAACCTCGAACAGGGTATGAAGCCGCGGCAGGCGGCCCTGGAATGCATGGGCGAATTAATCGGCGCGATCATCGCTTCATCGCTGGTCCTGATGGCGGTGTTTGTGCCGGTGGCGTTTTATCCCGGTGGGATCGGCATCATCTACCGGCAGTTCGCCTTGACGATTGCGTTTTCGATCGCGATCTCGACGTTTAATGCTTTGACGTTCTCGCCGATGATGGCGGGGCTGATTCTCAAGACCGAGAAGCCACCCCGCCCGGAAGGTTGGCGTTGGACGGTGGCTGGGCTCGTGATTGGCCTGGGGTTTGGCAAATTCAGCGCCGCCTCCTTTGGCCCCCTGGCCTATGTCGTTGGCATTGCGGGCTTCGGTTTTGCAGGCAGTCGCCTGGCGTTGATCTTTGATCGCTTCAACGCCTTCTTTGCGCGCTTGGAGCAGGGCTACGGCCGTCTGCTCCATTGGCTGATTGATCGCCGGCGTTGGATCTTGATGGGCTTGGGGACAGGGATTGTCACCACCGCGATCGCCTTTAATGCGCTGCCTACGGCCTTCATCCCTGAGGAGGACCAGGGCTACGGCTTGGGGATCTTCCAGCTGCAGAACGGAGCCTCGCTCTCGCAGACCCAACAGGTGGGGATGCAGATCGCGGAGGTGCTCAAGCAGGAGAAGAACATCACCGCCGCCAGTGTGATTAGCGGTGCAGGCTTCAACGGCAACAGCCCCGATCAGGGCCTCTTCTTTTTTGGTCTGAAGCCGTTGGATGAGCGCTCGGGCTCCGAAAACAAAGCCCCCGCCATCGTTGATCGGCTGAACGCCAAGTTGTCGCGGTTCAGCACTGGCTTAGCGGCTGCCTCCCAGCCCCCGGCCATTCCCGGTTTCTCGGCGCAAGGGGGTTTCTATTTCCAGTTCAACGACCTCAGTAACGGCGCTTACACCTTCACCCAGTTGGATCAGCTGGCGGAACAGCTGGTGAGCCAGGGGCAGGCCAGTGGTGCCTACGCCAACCTCTATACCCAGTTCGTTCCGAGTGCCCCTGCCTTTGGCCTGAAGATCGATCGATCGATTCTGGGCACCTTGAACGTCGACTTTCAGCAGGCGATGCAAACGATCGCCGTCTTAGCCGGCGGTAATTATTCAGGTCTGACCTACGAGAGCGGTCAGGTCCGCAACATTTATGTCCAGGCCGAGCCGGCTGGTCGCCAGGGGCTGGAGAACATCCTGAGCTACTACGTCCGCAACCGCGACAACAAGTTGGTCCAGGTCTCGGAGTTTGCCTCTTCTGAACTGTCCAGTGCTCCGCCGGTCATCAGCCACTACAACCTCTACCGAACGGTCTTGATTCAGGGTGTTCAGGCCTTGGGCAAGAGTTCGGGGCAGGCCCTGAGTGCGATCCAACAGCAATTCAAGGCGATGGATTTCAACAACATCGGCTATGCCTTCACGGGGATTGCGGCACTCCAGCTTTCGGCCGGCAGTGCCAGCGTGTTGGTCTTTGGCCTCGGGGTGTTGTTTGTCTATCTCGTGCTGTCGGCGCAGTACGAGAGCTATGTCACCCCGGTGATCATCTTGATGACCGTCCCCTTGGCGATGTTGGGTGCGTTGGCCTTCCTCTCGCTGCGCTCGATTGATCTCAACATCTATGCCCAAGTGGGCTTGGTGACCTTGATTGGTTTGGCGGCCAAAAACGGGATCCTGATTGTCGAGGTCGCTGAGCAGCACCTCGAATCAGGCATGTCCTACGGCGAGGCGGCGATCGCTGCGGCTGAGTCGCGGATGCGGCCGATCCTGATGACGGCGATCGCCTCACTTGCGGGCTTCTTCCCGTTGGTGGTGGCGACCACAGCAGGCGCTAACAGCCAGCAGTCCCTGGGAACCGTCATCTTTGGCGGCCTCTTGGTCGCCACAGTGCTTTCCCTCGGCGTTGTGCCGCCGTTCTACGTCGCGATCAAAAACCTGGAGGAGCGCTGGTTTGGCGCTCCTACGGCTCGGGGCTAA
- a CDS encoding LysR substrate-binding domain-containing protein, which translates to MFDPFRLSCLDYLIWLRSGQEATNRLACNQATVSRNAKSVADFLELDARKLEGEWTLGGDLSLLNAEREVHQLYRWTKGEALRIDAIYGVGAPYLEGLAAPWVGGRSDFMGITYPLALLRHSILDVWIGCYPDLPEEDPDFAVIHLSRYPAFFLVDRAHPLLEHPEALELEDLRGFPVLALPEGAFPKMQVHLKGLGLERAPVGATRHEPRRWEGRTEDQLTISYGSPHTVACFGGAKVPLPLSTGLTLGDSLVVKRRFAESEVFQQLVTQLRGRAQFLSESRSALECC; encoded by the coding sequence ATGTTTGATCCATTCCGCCTGTCCTGCCTGGATTACTTGATCTGGCTGCGTTCTGGCCAGGAGGCAACCAACCGCTTGGCCTGCAACCAGGCCACGGTTTCGCGCAACGCCAAGTCCGTCGCTGATTTCCTCGAGCTCGATGCCCGCAAGCTCGAGGGCGAGTGGACCTTGGGTGGTGATCTCTCTTTGCTCAATGCCGAGCGGGAGGTACATCAGCTCTACCGCTGGACCAAGGGCGAAGCACTGCGGATTGATGCCATCTATGGCGTGGGTGCCCCCTATCTCGAGGGGTTGGCTGCGCCCTGGGTTGGCGGGCGCTCCGACTTCATGGGGATCACCTACCCCCTGGCGTTGCTCCGGCACTCCATCCTGGATGTCTGGATCGGTTGCTATCCAGATCTTCCCGAGGAGGACCCCGACTTTGCCGTGATCCACCTCAGCCGCTATCCGGCGTTTTTCCTGGTGGACCGGGCCCACCCCCTGTTGGAGCATCCCGAGGCTCTTGAGCTCGAGGATTTGCGGGGGTTCCCGGTGCTCGCACTCCCCGAGGGTGCCTTCCCCAAGATGCAAGTGCATTTGAAGGGCCTGGGGCTTGAGCGCGCGCCGGTGGGTGCCACACGCCATGAGCCCAGGCGTTGGGAGGGGCGCACCGAGGATCAACTCACCATCAGCTACGGCAGCCCCCACACCGTGGCGTGCTTTGGCGGTGCCAAGGTCCCTTTGCCCCTCTCCACGGGACTGACCTTGGGGGATTCCCTGGTGGTGAAGCGCCGTTTTGCTGAAAGCGAGGTCTTTCAGCAGCTCGTCACTCAGTTGCGCGGGCGGGCGCAGTTCCTGTCCGAATCGCGGTCAGCGTTGGAGTGCTGCTGA